The window CGTCGCCCGGGGCCTTGGCCACGAGGTCGGCGCCGAGGTTGCCGTTGGCGCCCGCGCGGTTCTCCACGATCACCGATTGCTTGAGCGCCTCCGACAGGGGCTGGCTGATGGCGCGCGCGATGATGTCGGACGAGCCCCCCGGCGGGTACGGCACCACGATGCGCACGGGCTTGGAAGGCCAGGCGTCGGCTGCATGCGCAGCGCTGGCCAGCAGGCTGACGCCGACGGCGCCGAGCACGAGATCGCGTCGATTCAAGGTCATGACTTGGGTCTCCTAATGAAGGGGATGGGAAGTGCGTGCGGGCACGCCGAAGTCTGGGTTGTTCTAAGTTATCAGTCATCGTACAACTTAAGACGTGCGATGTCCAGCGATCGGACGCCGTTCAGGCGGAAGGTTCCTCGCCACCTTGCGCAGGTGCCTTGCTTTCGCGCTGGGCGGCTTCCTGCGCAACGCGCAGGCGCTCGCGGCTGTTCGTCAGATGGATGCGCATGGCCGCCCGTGCCGAGTCCGGATCGCCTCGCGCGATGGCTGCATAGATTTCTTCGTGCTCGCGGTTGACCCGGCTCAGGTACTCGCCGCGGCGGTCGTGGTTGCGGATGGCCGTGATGCGGGTCCGCGGAATGATCGTGGTGCCGAGGTGGCTCATGATGTCCGCGAAGTACGGATTGCCGGTGGCCTGCGCAATTTGCAAGTGGAAGCGGAAGTCGGGTGCCACCGTGTCTCCTGCCACTGCCACGTTGCGCTCGAAATCGTCCAGTGCGTCGCGCAATGCCGCCAATTGCTCCTCGGTGCGGCGGGTCGCCGCCAGGCCGGCCGATTCGGTCTCCAGGCTGATTCGCAGTTCCAGCACCGCCAGCACGTCGACCGTGGTGGCGATATCGGAGGCCTCCAGCCGGAACATCCCCGGCGCCCGGGGCTGCAGCACGAAGGTGCCGATGCCGTGGTGCGTTTCCACCAGCCCGCCGGCCTGCAGCTTCGACAGAGCCTCGCGCACCACGGTGCGGCTGACGCCGTAGGCCTGCATGATGGCCGACTCGGTCGGCAGCTTGTCGCCCGGGCGCAGTTGCTGGCTGCGGATCTTCTCCCCCAGGTCGTCGACCAGGCCGTGCGCCAGGCCGCGACCGCGGCGGCGCGGTCTTTCGACCGAGGTGGCCGGCTCGGCGGCTGCGGTTGTCCCGGTTGACAGGTTCGACATGGGGTGATGATAATCACCCGAGCGTTGTACGACAACCGATAACCTACGACTCACAGAGACAAGCAACGATGAGTGCGCCTTCCTCCCCTCCCCGTTTGAATCGATTGCTGTTGACCGGAGCCGCTGGCGGACTGGGCAAGGTACTGCGCGAACGCCTGCGTCCCTTTGCCCGCACGTTGCGGGTGTCCGACATCGCCGCGCTCGCGCCGGCCGAAGGCTCCCACGAAGAGGTCGTGCCCTGCGACCTCTCCGACAATGCCGCCGTCGATGCGATGGTCGCCGGCTGCGACGCGATCGTGCACCTTGGGGGCGTCTCCGTCGAACGCCCTTTCGAGGAAGTCCTCGAGGCCAACATCAAGGGCGTCTTCCATATATATGAAGGTGCGCGCCGTCACGGCGTCAAGCGAGTAGTCTTCGCCAGCTCCAACCATGTGATCGGCTTCTACAAGCAAAGCGAAAAGATCGACGCCCACGCGGCGCGCCGGCCCGACGGCTACTACGGCCTGTCGAAGTCATTCGGCGAGGACGTGGCCCAGTTCTACTTCGACCGCTGGGGCATCGAGACGGTGAGCATCCGCATCGGCTCCTCGTTCCCCGAACCGGCCAACCGCCGGATGATGAGCACCTGGCTCAGCTACCGCGACCTGACAGCGCTGATCGAGAAGTCGCTGTTCACGCCGGACATCGGGCACATGGTGGTCTACGGCATGTCCGCCAACCGCGACGTCTGGTGGGACAACCACGCCGCGGCGCAGCTCGGCTTCCAGCCGCAGGACAGCTCGGAGGTCTTCCGCGCCAAGGTCGAGGCCCAGCCGCCGGTGGCTGCCGACGATCCCAATGCCGTCTACCAGGGCGGCGCTTTCACGGCGCAAGGCCCGTTCGAATGAGATGTGCCGGCGGAAAGCGGGCCCCTCTTCTTTCTTCGTTCCAGATTCACACAACACCTCGGAGACTTTCATGACGTTTTCTCGCACTCTCATGGCTGCCTGCACGGCGGCAGCTGCCTTTGCCTGGGGCGCAACCCTTCCCACTCCGTCCCAGGCCCAGACGATGACGCTCAAGGCCGCCGACGTGCATCCCGCCGGCTATCCCAACGTCGTGGCGATCGAACACATGGGCAAGAAGCTCGAGGAGGCCACCAAGGGCCGCATCAAGCTCCAGATGTTCCCGGGCTCCGTGCTCGGCGGCGAGAAGGAGATGATCGAGCAGACGCAGGTGGGCGCCATCCAGATCCTGCGCACCTCGCTCGGCCCCATCGGCCCCGTGGTGCCGGAGGTCAACGTCTTCAACATGCCTTTCGTATTCCGCGACGAAGCGCACATGCGCGCAGTGATCGACGGGCCGATCGGCCAGGAGATGCTCGACAAGATCACCGCCTCGCCCGCCAAGCTCGTCGGCCTCGGCTGGATGGACGGTGGCTCGCGCAGCCTCTATACGAAGAAGCCGGTGCGCACGCCCGCCGACCTGAAGGGCATGAAGATCCGGATGATGGGCAACCCCTTGTTCGTCGACACGATGAACGCGATGGGCGGCAACGGCATCTCGATGGGCTATGGCGAAGTCTTCACGGCGATCCAGACTGGCGTGGTCGATGGCGCCGAGAACAACCCGCCCACCCTCTTCACCGCCAACCACTACCAGGCCGGCGCCAAGTACTACACGCAGACCAATCACCTGATCATTCCCGAGATCTTCGTCATGTCGAAGGTCACCTGGGACAAGCTGTCGAAGGACGATCAGGCGCTGGTCAAGAAGTTCTCGCGCGAGGCACAGATGGAGCAGCGCGCGCTGTGGGACAAGAGCGTCGCCGACTACACAGCCAAGCTGAAGGCGGCAGGCGTCGAATTCATCAATATCGACAACAAGCCGTTCTATGACGCGACCGCGCCGGTTCGGGCCAAGTACGGCGCGGACTACGCCACCCTGATCAAGCGCATCGAAGCCACCAAGTAGCAGGGAGCGCTTTCCCCATGGATCCCCTCTTCGTGCGCGCTTGCGACCGGCTCTACCTCGCCTGCATCTGGCTGGCCGGTTTCGCCATCTTCCTGATGTCCCTGATCATTCCCTGGGGGGTATTCACGCGGTACGTGCTCGGCACCGGATCGCAGTGGCCGGAACCCGTCGCCATCCTGTTCATGATGGTATTCACCTTCATCGGCGCTGCGGCGGCTTATCGGGCCGGTGCCCACATCGCCGTCTCGATGATCACCGACCTGCTGCGCGAGCCCCTGAAGAAGGCGCTCGCAGTGCTGGTGGATCTGCTGATGATCGTCGTGTGCGCGTTCGTCGCCTATTACGGCACGCGGCTGTGCATGGAGACCTGGCACCAGTCGATCAGCGAGCTGCCCTGGCTGCCCGTCGGGGTCACGTATGCCGCGCTGCCCGCCGGCTCGGCGGTGACGCTGGTCTTCGTGATCGAGCGCATGGCTTGCGGGAGTCAGGCCCATCGCAACGTCGTGCGCTACGAGGAAGGCGCTGACGCCCCCGAGGGAGCGCGCTGATGGACGCCTTCGTCTTGCTCGGCAGCTTCGCGCTGCTGATGATGCTCGGGATGCCCATCGCCTACGCGCTGGGCCTGTCGGCGCTGATCGGCGCGCTCTGGATCGATATCCCGCTCGACGCGGTGATGATCCAGCTCGCATCCGGCGTCAACAAGTTCTCGCTGCTCGCCATCCCCTTCTTCGTCTTGGCCGGGGCCATCATGGCCGAAGGCGGCATGTCACGCCGGCTGGTGGCATTCGCGGGCGTGCTGGTGGGCTTCATTCGCGGCGGCCTTTCGCTGGTGAACATTCTGGCGTCCACCTTTTTTGGCGCAATCTCCGGGTCGTCGGTGGCCGACACGGCTTCCATCGGCTCGGTCCTGATTCCCGAAATGGAGAGGAAAGGCTACCCGCGCGACTTCGCGACCGCCGTGACGGTCAGCGGCTCGGTGCAGGCCATCCTGATTCCGCCGAGCCACAACGCGGTGCTGTATTCGCTGGCTGCCGGCGGCTCCGTGTCGATCGCCAGCCTGTTCGTCGCGGGCGTGCTCCCCGGCCTGCTGATGGGCCTGTCGCTTGCCGTCCTCTGCCTGGTCATCGCCAGCCGGAAGAATTACCCCAAGGGCGAGGTAATCCCGCTGCGCCAGGCGCTGAAGATCTGCCTGGATGCGATGTGGGGCCTGATGACCATGGTGATCATTCTCGGCGGCATCCTGTCGGGCGTCTTCACCGCCAACGAGTCGGCCTCGATCGCGGTTGTCTGGGCCTTCTTCGTCACGATGTTCATCTACCGCGACTACAAATGGCGCGACCTGCCGAAGCTGGTGCATCGCACCGTGAAGACAGTGACGATCGTGATGATCCTGATCGGCTTCGCTGCCAGCTTCGGCTACATGATGACGCTGATGCAGATTCCGCTGAAGGTCACGACCTTCTTCACCAGCGTCTCGGACAACAAGTACGTGGTCCTGATGATGATCAACGTGATGCTGCTGGTGCTCGGCACGCTGATGGACATGTCCCCGCTGATCCTCATCCTCACGCCGATCCTGCTGCCCGTGGTCAAGCTGCTCGGCGTCGATCCCGTGCACTTCGGCATGATCATGATGGTGAACCTGGGCATCGGCCTCATCACGCCACCGGTCGGAACGGTGCTGTTCGTCGGAAGCGCGGTCTCCAAATTGTCGATCGGGGTCGTCACACGGGCGGCGGCGCCCTTCCTGGTCGCGCTGTTCCTCGTGCTGATCGCCGTGACCTACGTGCCCGCGCTGTCGCTGTGGCTGCCGCGCGCGCTCGGCCTCTGACGATACAGGCCTTATCGCCATGACCGCCGCCGTGTACGTCTCCAATGCCGAGAGTGGCGATATCACGGTCTTCTCGCTCGACGAGCGCACCGGGACGCTTACGCGGCGCCAGGACGTCGCCGTCGGCGGCACGCTGATGCCGATGGCACTCAGCCCCGACCGGCGGCGGCTGTACGTCGCGAGGCGTTCGGCACCGCTGGCCGTCATCGGCTTCTCGATCGATCCGGCAAGCGGCCGACTCGCTCCGCTGGGCGAGGCGCCACTGGCGCACAGCATGGCCTACATCGCCACCGATCGCAGCGGACGCCATCTGTTCAGCGCGTCCTATGGCGGCCACCTGGTCGCGGTCAACCCCATCGATGCCGATGGCAAGCCGCAAGCTGCGCGGCAGATCATCCCCACCGGCTCGAATGCGCATTGCGTCCAGGCCGATGCCGCCAACCGCCATGTTTATGCCACCTGCCTGGGCAGCGGCGTGGTCATGCACTGGCATTTCGATGCTGCGAGCGGGACGCTGGCACCCGCAGAGCCGGCTGCGTGGGAGGCCCCGCCCGGTTCCGGTCCGCGCCACTTCGTCTTCGCACCAGGAGGCCGGTTCATCTACCTGCTCGGCGAACTCGACGGGTCGATCACGGTCCTCGGGGTCGACGCAGCCAGCGGCGCGCTGACGGCGCTGCAAAGTCTTGCCATGCTGCCGCCGGGCTTCACGGGCGAGCCGTGGGCTGCCGACTTGCATCTCACACCCGATGGCCGCTTTCTCTATGCCTGCGAGCGGCGCTCCAGCACGCTTGCCATCATCGCAGTAGACGCCCTCGACGGACGGCTGGCGGCGCCGCGGTACGTACCGACGGAAGCGCAGCCCCGCGGCTTTGCCATTGATGCCCGGGGCCTCTTTCTCGTCGCCGCCGGCCAGCTCTCTCATCGTGTGACCCTCTACGCGATCGATCCTGATTCCGGTGCACTGGCAGTCCGTGACACGGCCGCCGCCGGTCGCGACCCGAACTGGGTCGAGATCGTCGCGCTGTCTGAATGATTCGTCGCCCATGACCCCTCCGCTCCAAGCCACCGCCCCGCTGACCATCCACATGCACGAGCGCGACAACGTCGCGATCGTGGCCAACGACGGCGGCCTTCCGGCGGGCACGGTGTTCCCCTCGGGACTGACGCTGCGCGAGAAGGTGCCGCAGGCGCACAAGGTCGCGCTGGTCGACATTCCCGAAGGCGGCGAGGTGCGCCGCTACGACGTCGTGATCGGCTATGCGCTGAAGCCCATCGCGGCCGGCAGCTGGGTCCACGAGCGCCTGCTGCGGATGCCCGCCGCCCGCGCCCTCGACGGCCTGCCGATCGCGACAGTGAAGCCTCCGCGGCAGGCGCCGCTGGAGGGCTACACCTTCGAGGGCTACCGCAACCCGGACGGCTCGGTCGGCACGCGCAACATCCTGGCCATCACCCAGACCGTGCAGTGCGTGGCCGGCGTGACCGAGTTCGCGGTGCAGCGCATCAAGGCCGAACTGCTGCCGAAGTACCCGAACGTCGACGACGTGGTCGCCCTGGAGCACGGCTATGGCTGCGGCGTGGCGATCGACGCGCCAGACGCGGTCATTCCCATCCGCACGCTGCGCAACATCAGCCTCAACCCGAACTTCGGC is drawn from Variovorax sp. PBS-H4 and contains these coding sequences:
- a CDS encoding NAD-dependent epimerase/dehydratase family protein, whose product is MSAPSSPPRLNRLLLTGAAGGLGKVLRERLRPFARTLRVSDIAALAPAEGSHEEVVPCDLSDNAAVDAMVAGCDAIVHLGGVSVERPFEEVLEANIKGVFHIYEGARRHGVKRVVFASSNHVIGFYKQSEKIDAHAARRPDGYYGLSKSFGEDVAQFYFDRWGIETVSIRIGSSFPEPANRRMMSTWLSYRDLTALIEKSLFTPDIGHMVVYGMSANRDVWWDNHAAAQLGFQPQDSSEVFRAKVEAQPPVAADDPNAVYQGGAFTAQGPFE
- a CDS encoding TRAP transporter substrate-binding protein, producing MTFSRTLMAACTAAAAFAWGATLPTPSQAQTMTLKAADVHPAGYPNVVAIEHMGKKLEEATKGRIKLQMFPGSVLGGEKEMIEQTQVGAIQILRTSLGPIGPVVPEVNVFNMPFVFRDEAHMRAVIDGPIGQEMLDKITASPAKLVGLGWMDGGSRSLYTKKPVRTPADLKGMKIRMMGNPLFVDTMNAMGGNGISMGYGEVFTAIQTGVVDGAENNPPTLFTANHYQAGAKYYTQTNHLIIPEIFVMSKVTWDKLSKDDQALVKKFSREAQMEQRALWDKSVADYTAKLKAAGVEFINIDNKPFYDATAPVRAKYGADYATLIKRIEATK
- a CDS encoding FadR/GntR family transcriptional regulator, with protein sequence MSNLSTGTTAAAEPATSVERPRRRGRGLAHGLVDDLGEKIRSQQLRPGDKLPTESAIMQAYGVSRTVVREALSKLQAGGLVETHHGIGTFVLQPRAPGMFRLEASDIATTVDVLAVLELRISLETESAGLAATRRTEEQLAALRDALDDFERNVAVAGDTVAPDFRFHLQIAQATGNPYFADIMSHLGTTIIPRTRITAIRNHDRRGEYLSRVNREHEEIYAAIARGDPDSARAAMRIHLTNSRERLRVAQEAAQRESKAPAQGGEEPSA
- a CDS encoding lactonase family protein gives rise to the protein MTAAVYVSNAESGDITVFSLDERTGTLTRRQDVAVGGTLMPMALSPDRRRLYVARRSAPLAVIGFSIDPASGRLAPLGEAPLAHSMAYIATDRSGRHLFSASYGGHLVAVNPIDADGKPQAARQIIPTGSNAHCVQADAANRHVYATCLGSGVVMHWHFDAASGTLAPAEPAAWEAPPGSGPRHFVFAPGGRFIYLLGELDGSITVLGVDAASGALTALQSLAMLPPGFTGEPWAADLHLTPDGRFLYACERRSSTLAIIAVDALDGRLAAPRYVPTEAQPRGFAIDARGLFLVAAGQLSHRVTLYAIDPDSGALAVRDTAAAGRDPNWVEIVALSE
- a CDS encoding TRAP transporter large permease — encoded protein: MDAFVLLGSFALLMMLGMPIAYALGLSALIGALWIDIPLDAVMIQLASGVNKFSLLAIPFFVLAGAIMAEGGMSRRLVAFAGVLVGFIRGGLSLVNILASTFFGAISGSSVADTASIGSVLIPEMERKGYPRDFATAVTVSGSVQAILIPPSHNAVLYSLAAGGSVSIASLFVAGVLPGLLMGLSLAVLCLVIASRKNYPKGEVIPLRQALKICLDAMWGLMTMVIILGGILSGVFTANESASIAVVWAFFVTMFIYRDYKWRDLPKLVHRTVKTVTIVMILIGFAASFGYMMTLMQIPLKVTTFFTSVSDNKYVVLMMINVMLLVLGTLMDMSPLILILTPILLPVVKLLGVDPVHFGMIMMVNLGIGLITPPVGTVLFVGSAVSKLSIGVVTRAAAPFLVALFLVLIAVTYVPALSLWLPRALGL
- a CDS encoding TRAP transporter small permease — encoded protein: MDPLFVRACDRLYLACIWLAGFAIFLMSLIIPWGVFTRYVLGTGSQWPEPVAILFMMVFTFIGAAAAYRAGAHIAVSMITDLLREPLKKALAVLVDLLMIVVCAFVAYYGTRLCMETWHQSISELPWLPVGVTYAALPAGSAVTLVFVIERMACGSQAHRNVVRYEEGADAPEGAR